The sequence CCATCCTCAAGGAGATGACAGACCGCCGGGCCCGGCACGCCGAGGTGCGGCGCGTCATCTCGCTGGTAGGTCTGGACGACCGGCGGGGCAGCCGTATCAAGGGCCTCTCCGGCGGGATGCGCCAACGGGTCGCGTTGGCGGCGGCGCTGGTCGGCGACCCGCGGCTGCTCCTGCTCGACGAGCCGACGGTCGGCCTGGACCCCGAGCAGCGGTTGCGGTTCCGGGAACTGGTCGGCGAACTCGGCACGGGCCGGACGGTGTTGCTGTCCACCCACCTCACCGAGGACGTGATGACCGTCTGCCAGCGGGTGATCGTGCTCGACCGCGGCACCGTCCGCTTCGGCGGTACTCCGGTCGAACTCGCGGCGCTGGCCAGGGGCCGGGTGTGGAGCAGTACCGACCGGGCGGCGGGCGCCCTTGCCGGCTGGCGGACAGCCACCGGCGGCTTCCGCAACATCGGGGATCCACCCGAGGGAGCCGATCTGCTGGAGCCCACCGTCGAGGACGGTTACCTCATGC comes from Parafrankia discariae and encodes:
- a CDS encoding ABC transporter ATP-binding protein is translated as MTAALPTTPTVSVAGVTMGYRRRVALDDVSFVLRDGVTGLLGPNGAGKSTLLRILATATPPDRGGLSVLGADPSTNRGRLAVRRQLGYLPQDPGFHPNFTVFAFVDYVAILKEMTDRRARHAEVRRVISLVGLDDRRGSRIKGLSGGMRQRVALAAALVGDPRLLLLDEPTVGLDPEQRLRFRELVGELGTGRTVLLSTHLTEDVMTVCQRVIVLDRGTVRFGGTPVELAALARGRVWSSTDRAAGALAGWRTATGGFRNIGDPPEGADLLEPTVEDGYLMLLDSAGHSDRAGSAGRTTGVHSGWTA